DNA sequence from the Acipenser ruthenus chromosome 8, fAciRut3.2 maternal haplotype, whole genome shotgun sequence genome:
gatgTAAAATAGTTACATTCATGTCTTTTAAGAGAAGTAATAGGTAGAACATTAAGACGGTTTATTTTTTAGCTCCAGTGTCATTTCCATAATTTTTTCTGGAATGGGAAATCACTTGTGAAGGTTTGAGGTCATAAATATGTATTAGAgagagcaaacaaaataattgcatTATATTTACGTAATGTGTATTGCATTTTCCTATATGCAAGATGCAATggtatttttggtatttttttttccatagcaGTTAGTAAACAATAAATAGCTGTGGTTATTACAGTCTTGCACTTCCGAGAATGAACGCAGACacattgaaaatatgtttttttttcttcatatcttTAAAAATCATGTTTATTGTAAAGTTAGATTATCATGATTTTTCTAATTTCCTGAAATGGTTCTTTTAATAAGCAGAgcaatatgtatataatatatatacagaatatatatacagtcactcAAACAAGCATTTGGGGAATATACGTCTTAATAAACACAACATAAAATTAGACTAATATACACTTCTAATGTTTTCTCTCTTGCATTATTTTTCGGAGAATCACACAGAGGTTTACTGCtggttagtttaaaaaaataaaaaaaatcctgtattGCAGGGCATGAGCATCCTCTTGTGGCAATAAGGATAAACTGTCTCAGTGGAATGTGGAAAGATACAAATGTTTGAGTGCAATGAAAACTGCTGTACTaacagtgttttgtttgcttgtttttttccccatagGTTTTAACAAGAGACTCTGTTACTATAATGGTGGATGGTGTTGTGTTTTACCGCACTTTCAATCCCACAGTTGCCATCACAAAGGTGGGGAATGCTGACATGGCCACACAAATGCTTGCTCAAACAACACTAAGAAACATGCTGGGAACAAAGAACCTCTCGGAGATCCTTACTGACAGAGAGGAGATGGCTGACCAGATGGAGGTAAAAACTGAATTTCAGTTTCTAATGTTCAAATCTTCAGAACCGCCTGAGTCAAAAGTCCAGCACCAATCAATCTCACAGGGATATAGGGGAATGTAGTATGGTAGTATAGGGCTCACACAAATACATTCAGCCTTATGCATATATTTTGTGTCTACACAACTGACTTATGTCACACTGTTTGTTTTTCCAATCCAGCATGTGTTATATGATGCATCAAAGGAGTGGGGCATCAAAGTGGAGAGAGTCGAACTAAAGGATGTCAAACTCCCCCAGTCTATGCAGAGAGCAATGGCTGCTGAAGCTGAGGCATCACGAGAAGCAAGAGCAAAAGTAAGTATCCTTCTTAAAACGTGTGAAGGTATCGGTCTGTCTGACTGTATGTCAAAAATGTGCAGCTTTATTGACATAAAGACTGACCCTCGATGTTAGAAATGATCAGGTATTATAAACCACTTAGACTCACTATTTACCAGTCCAGTCCATAATCCCTagtcatttattttgtgttcaactGTATTGGTTAATCAGGAAACATTTTCTAGTGCAAGGCTTCAAGTATGCTCAGCAGACTGTCACATCTATCTGTTAGCTTTAGTTTATATAGcgctgtggcaggatggctgatgtggtgatgtgtgtgacGTCAGGTTCCAGGAAAACAGTACACCAAAAGGCAGAATGCGGGGCAAAACACTGCATGGTGGCGCAGTTTCTTTTATTAAACCaaataaacttttcaaaacaaataaaagggcacaagggccaaacacaaGAAAGCTAGAATGCCAGAAATAAACAGAACGAATACCTTAACCAAACAAAGGTAACCTCCAAACTCTCCAAACTCTCTATCTGTTCCTTCTCCTAACTCCAACCAAACAATGagcctggagctgggcttatatagcaggtggttaggagttaattgcacaattaacaatcaataaactcctgaccacctgcacctgaacaatcatccctggatgggaattaaccccatcctagcCAAACACTATTACAACTGCATTTGAACCAATGCACAGTcgtttttcaaaacagaagagtatacaaaatacaatcaataacagTATATAGGGGGaagcgggcaccccgtcacatttgcccccccttgtgcacagcacacatggccctacggccacctccccccctaaaGTCCCAAATGTCTTTGTCAAACTCCTGAGGTGGGGACGGAGGCTGCCTTGGGCCCACAAGCAGTCCGGTCCCAAGCAAAGATAGTTCAGCTGCCTCGGGCAATGACAACCTGGCAATCCCGGGCAGTGGAAACCCGGCGATCCCGGGCAAAGGCAGGCCAGCAACATCCCTGGACATTGATGCAAGGCAGACAGCAACTCCAGGAGATGGTGCGGAGCAGGCAGCTCCCCAAAGTGGTGGCTCGCAGACGGCATCCCCAGGTGGCGGTGGCGCGCAGGCAGCAtctccaggcgatgcagagctcTCAGCGACCCCAGTCGATGCAGAGCTCTCAGGagacgacggcagcggaccctcaggaggcaacGGCGACAGCGTACCCTCGGGAGGTgcactcgggaggggagcccctggccatgaaggcggcagcgggagctccacttctccctcgtactttGTAACTGGTAGCTCcctaggcgatgcggagcaccaggcaaccccaggtgaagcaggaccctcggcgaccccaggcgaagcaggaccctcggcgaccccaggcagagcaggaccctcggcgaccccaggcagagcaggaccctcggcgaccccaggcagagcaggaccctcggcgaccctagGAGAAGCAAAAGACACACCaactccaggtgatgcggagcaggcaTTCCCGGGAGGTGCaaagcaggcatccccgggcggtgcaaCTTCATCCAGCGGGCTATCTTCTTCAGCTGAGACTTTGACTAGCCCGTTGTCTTCCTTCACAGGTGGGGATTGCCAAACATCTCCTTCTACTAGAGGTGGAGGGAGTAGTAGCTCCAGCtctgctccctctggtggatgtggagggagcggcagctcctgcgctactccctctggtgggggtggagggagcggcagctcctgcgctactccctctggtgggggtggagggagcggcagctcctgcgctactccctctggtgggggtggagggagcggcagctcctgcgctgctccctctggtgggggtggaggaagcagcagctcctgcactactccctctggtggtgatggAGGGAGCAGCAGTTCCTGCGCTGctccctctggtgggggtggaggaagcagcagctcctgcactactccctctggtgggggtggCGGGAACAGCAacgctggtccttccggcggcgctggaccctctggaccccctggcgatgCGGGAcaccctggcccctctggcgacgctggaccctctggaccccctggcgacgcggacaggcaggcaaccccaggcgatggagggagagacagctccggctgttccccctctgctggcggtggagggagagacagctccggctgttccccctctgctggcggtggagggagagacagctcatattcttcccctgcgggtcccttcagcactgggcctgtgggcttccccttctcgggccgtggacacaccgactcctcccgctcgggccttggacgcaccgactcctcccgctcgggccgtggacgcaccgactcctcccgctcgggccgtggacgcaccgactcctcccgctcgggccgtggacgcaccgactcctcccgctcgggctcctccccctcgggctgtggacgttcgggctcctccctctcgggctgtggacactcgggctcctccctctcgggctgtggacgttcgggctccccctctctgggcgacggcagcggctccccttctggctctcgggacgacggctccttcccttctggctctcgggacagcagctcctccctctctggctctcgggacagcagctcctccttctctggctctcgggacagcagctcctccctctctggctctcgggacggcagctcctccttcACTCTGGGCACTGGACACTCAGGCACCTTCCCTCTGGGTActggacacacagacagacactttcCCTCTCGGCACTGTACGCACTGGCTTCTCCGGGTTTGGCGACttgggcttccccttcttggaCACAGGGCACTTGGGCTCCTCCCTCATGGGCTCTGGAGTAAGCAAGGCACTGCCCGCTGAAACTGGTAATGGTGgagcccctcccatgtctgcagccagGTAATCAAGCACCATAGCTGCAATATCCTGGAAGGACTCTGGGTGGTGCTGCTTCTCCCAAGCTTCCCACCGTTTCCTGTCTCGAGCCCACAGGACATTAATCGCCACTGGGAGTTCCCTCTTCATGTCCCCATCAAGGTCCACCAGCCAATACCAAATCTCCCGCGAAGTAATCTGCTCTGGTAGCACCAGAGCTGGCGGCTCTTCTCCAGACGGTTCTTTCTGGGTTCTTTGGGGTGTCTTGTTTTGGCTCATTCGAGCAGCCAACACCTCTCCCTGATATTGGGAGGGGCaaatggccactgtgtgcccgaATTTGCTGCAACCAGAACACTCTTCATCCACCAGGTAGACCTGACAGACAGCAGACGGCAGTGAAGCCACGCTGGACTCTTCCTCCAGTGCAGGCTGCAATGGCTGTTGCACTGCCGGTCCCACAAAAGGGCACTTCCTCCAGCTGTGTCCAGAACCCTCACAGCGACTGCACCAGTCTGGAGGCACCTCCGGGCAGTCCAACCAGCAGTGTTCCAAGTGGCCGCACCAGGTGCACCCGGGCCAAACTTCCCACGGTTCCACCCATGGCTCTTCTTGTCggggtggctgctgctgctgttgctgttgctgccgcTGTTGCTTCTTGCGGCTGTTCCTtcccatattaaaaaataataatacttctcAGTACTGTGGCACCCACAGTACTGCTCCTGGCCTGAGTCCTCCGAGGCGCTGTTtgatcccacgatgacaccacgtgtggcaggatggctgatgtggtgatgtgtgtgacGTCAGGTTCCAGGAAAACAGTACACCAAAAGGCAGAATGCGGGGCAAAACACCGTGTGGTGGTGCAGTTTCTTTTATTAAACCaaataaacttttcaaaacacaaataaaagggcacaagggccaaacacaaGAAAGCTAGAATGCCAGAAATAAACAGAACGAATACCTTAACCAAACAAAGGTAGCAGTCGTTTTCTCTCACTGCTGTCTATCTCCTCCAAACTCTCCAAACTCTCTATCTGTTCCTTCTCCTAACTCCAACCAAACAATGagcctggagctgggcttatatagcaggtggttaggagttaattgcacaattaacaatcaataaactcctgaccacctgcacctgaacaatcatccctggatgggaattaaccccatcctagcCAAACACTATTACAACTGCATTTGAACCAATGCACAGTcgtttttcaaaacagaagagtatacaaaatacaatcaataacagTATATAGGGGGaagcgggcaccccgtcacatttgcccccccttgtgcacagcacacatggccctacggccacctccccccctaaaGTCCCAAATGTCTTTGTCAAACTCCTGAGGTGGGGACGGAGGCTGCCTTGGGCCCACAAGCAGTCCGGTCCCAAGCAAAGATAGTTCAGCTGCCTCGGGCAATGACAACCTGGCAATCCCGGGCAGTGGAAACCCGGCGATCCCGGGCAAAGGCAGGCCAGCAACATCCCTGGACATTGATGCAAGGCAGACAGCAACTCCAGGAGATGGTGCGGAGCAGGCAGCTCCCCAAAGTGGTGGCTCGCAGACGGCATCCCCAGGTGGCGGTGGCGCGCAGGCAGCAtctccaggcgatgcagagctcTCAGCGACCCCAGTCGATGCAGAGCTCTCAGGagacgacggcagcggaccctcaggaggcaacGGCGACAGCGTACCCTCGGGAGGTgcactcgggaggggagcccctggccaaaACAGAAGagtatacaaaatacaatcaataacagtaaatcataatacaaatatatagggggaagcgggcaccccgtcacaagCGCCCTCAGACAACACCTCTGTATCAGTCTGCACAATGAGTCACTAATCAGCCAAAGAATAAATCTAGGAGCATGTGTCTTTTGTATATAGGGTATAATACCAATAATTATTGATCAAACATCACTGATATAAAATTATAGCATTTTTACACCTAGTTGTTGGCTGGTATTTCGGGAACAGAGATTATACAGTAGTGTTTATGCTGGTTTATAGTTATACAGTAGCTACTAATTGTTGTCTACTGTGAAATGTAAATGTCCTGTCCTGAACGGGCTTAACTGCTAAATAAAGGAATTGATTGACCCATTTAGGAGTTAGCAGTTGTATAAATAAATGGGAGTGACTATTGTGCACAGACCACAAAGTGACAGTGAATTTATTAATCTTACTCAGACATTTAAATGAGTCGTGTAAAACTGTTGATTTTGATTGTATTGCTCTGAAAAAACTAGAGGGGTGGGGGGTGCAAAGGAAATATTGCTATGTCTGAAATGTGGTATATATTTCAAACAGCAAACCCAGGGAGTTGTATTTTCAGATGGCAGCACTCTAaggtactgtggcaaagtgccccgcccctgtgtgcatttgtgtgttctgtgtgtatgtatgcgtgcgtatgtaaatgttggtgtatagattggtacacgggatataaacgggtctgtgtttcacgtgtatttaaaaagtgtagatttgtatttaggcacgaggagagcacaaatcacttcacgtgctggttaaatgtaatatgtgagcacggggttgcacagaattaattcacgtgctgggattcaagtgaataattaattagtaattgaatcccagcacaatagtatatatagacgcacatttcttgcactcagggttaggtgttcggaagaggagaacgggtgagagagagagagagagaggagagttaaaatcattaaacgtaataatagttgtttgtactcaccgtgttcgtctgtctgtcctgcaccgtctgtttagtgtttagtcgttttgtatgtctgtttattttggcgtcaagtgccgtgtcctgtttttgtctgttaaaaccttttatttgttaataaacgctgagtgcagccattgcactcagctcatcatcacaaccaccgtctctgtgtattccttttctggtctgacgccacccactctggccgtctttgtgacacgtggtgtcctgcgtgagatcgacagcgcctccaggactcaggccagagcaggaaccgcagtttggatttaaaaaaaagaaaaaaaaaaaagaaaaaaaaatggcagaagacgccatcaaagtgcgggactggatgctggagaatgctgggctggaggcccagtctctgcccatagtcgtccgggtcctgtggatgatggacagtgagagatgggaggcatatcagcaggaacacaccccaaacaccttggaggagggtgtggagtttgtcctcaactacctggaggcaaccataaatggaacagcagcccaggtagcaggaccaccagcagaggagtacctgctgtccccatctccaccagcagagggtgagtacctgctgtccccatctccaccagcagagggtgagtacctgctgtccccatctccaccagcagagggtgaatgcctgctggttttgccttcacagcccaaatgggaggagcctgagcatccacagcccaaatgggaggagcccgagcggaaggagcccgaatgtcctacgcctgagtgggaggagcccgaacgtcctacgcctgagtgggaggagcccgaacgtcctacgcctgagtgggaggagcccgaacgtcctacgcctgagtgggaggagcccgaacgtcctacgcctgaatgggaggagcccgaacgtcctacgcctgagtgggaggagcccgaacgtcctacgcctgagtgggaggagcccgaacgtcctacgcctgagtggggggagcctgaacgtccacagcccaacagggaggagtcggggcgtccacagcccaacagggaggagtcggggcgtccacagcccaacagggaggagtcggggcgtccacagcccaacagggaggagtcggggcgtccacagcccaaagggaggcaagtcggggcttccacagccctgggacccaagccaccagcagagggaaaatgcctgctggttcagccccaggagccagaaggggaggagttacaggctcaaccccctgaaaatttttggggggggagaagggcaggatgctggtgtcccccagcagcctctcgctatgctgctgaaggcagcacggcgtgcacatgcccagccgccacagcagagggagccagcaccgccaggagcagaggagctggagctgcctctacctccaccacctccaggagcagaggagcaggagctgcctctgcctccaccacctccaggagcagaggagcaggagctgcctctgcctccgccaccagcaccgcaaggagcagaggagcaggagctgcctctgcctccgccaccaccaccgcaaggagcagaggagcaggagctgcctctgcctccaccacctccaggagcagaggagcaggagctgcctctgtctccgccaccaccaccgcaaggagcagaggagcaggagctgcctctgcctctgccaccaccaccgcaaggagcagaggagctggagctgcctctgcctccaccaccgcaaggagcagaggagctggagctgcctctgcctccaccaccgcccggagcagaggagcaggagctgcctctgctgcccgtacctccgcagggagtacggtggccggagccccagaaaggggagctgccggccacgaagaagggggaggaggtctggagaccactttccccagcagcagtttcgctgcaggagttcttgtggccggagccccacaggagggagctgccggctacgaagaagggggaggtcgggggaccacctgcccccgcagctttttcgctgcaggacaggaccagcatgctgtcagccgtgccactaccggcaggggagctgacagcatttccagccatgggcccactgaagcctcccttcccagcccgagactttggcctggactgctgggtatttaaggggggaggtggccgttgaggccatgtgtgctgcgcacaagggggggtatatgtggcaaagtgccccgcccctgtgtgcatttgtgtgttctgtgtgtatgtatgcgtgcgtatgtaaatgttggtgtatagattggtacacgggatataaacgggtctgtgtttcacgtgtatttaaaaagtgtagatttgtatttaggcacgaggagagcacaaatcacttcacgtgctggttaaatgtaatatgtgagcacggggttgcacagaattaattcacgtgctgggattcaagtgaataattaattagtaattgaatcccagcacaatagtatatatagacgcacatttcttgcactcagggttaggtgttcggaagaggagaacgggtgagagagagagagagagaggagagttaaaatcattaaacgtaataatagttgtttgtactcaccgtgttcgtctgtctgtcctgcaccgtctgtttagtgtttagtcgttttgtatgtctgtttattttggcgtcaagtgccgtgtcctgtttttgtctgttaaaaccttttatttgttaataaacgctgagtgcagccattgcactcagctcatcatcacaaccaccgtctctgtgtattccttttctggtctgacgccacccactctggccgtctttgtgacaggtacaCACATTTCTAAACTTGATTTTAATTTCTGACCTCTCAAACAGGGCTACATCTTACTGCATAGCTACTTCAAACCTGAGCTCTGACGCACATAAGGCATTATAGGCAACTgcgaaagctgtttatttttttttttcaaacagataccacaagtaaagttttttttttttaccatagtaAGCATGTTGAGGTACAGCTTGAAAACAGTGGTACCcataaaactattttaattaattaaacacaagATATTTCTAATGTTATAGGTGATTGCAGCAGAAGGGGAGATGAATGCCTCTCGTGCACTGAAAGAGGCTGCCATGGTGATGGCTGAGGCCCCTTCATCCATGCAGCTCCGCTACCTGCAGACCTTGACTGAGATTGCCTCGGAAAGGAACTCCACCATTGTGTTCCCAATTCCTATTGATTTAATGACGGCATTTTTCAAGCAGAAATGAATTGTTTGTCACCTACGGTCAACTTACTAGGAAGTTCTGTGTGTTGTTTGGTTGTCTTAGAGATTACAATTGATGATAAATTAATTTTGTAATTAATGTTCTTTATTCCTAATTTTAAATCCAGATAGTTAATTATACTCAACCTTTGCAACATACATTGTTTTTTAATTCCTGTAAAAATGTTATCAAATTAAAATCTAATTAATTTTGGCCAGTTTGGGTTTACATGTAATTTTAGGCAGGGGAATTCTCTTTTAACATTCAAATGACCTAAGCAATATTAAAATGTGGGAgagtatttaaatgtttctgtcattCTTCCAATTTGGCATTACGCAGCCACTGATATtttgcagctttcttaaactgggtttacaagaagtttttaggttgtgttcaAGAACCGCAAGTGCAGTCTGCCTTATTTAGCcaccaaaaaaatacaataaaaaaagcatgggaaacaaaacaaaaacccagacagaGTTACACAAATACcaattaaaaaacaagaaaacattcCATAGAGAGCGCTTTGCACTATCAATACATTATTTGcgaaacattttttgactgcatgtAGTGTATATTTGCATACAcattatacatgtacatatataataCATGGTTTCCTACAGAAGGTTAGCTTCATCAGTTCTGATCATTATTGTAGTCTACGAATGGAGATCAAATCCAGCACTTTacgttaatgatataaaaaaaatgtcgTAGACATTTTCAGAATACTGGTAGTacatctacaataggctacccaaCTCGCATACATTTCtcactacataataataatacctgaatcCGAATTCCAGTGTAAGGCTTTTGTCAGCGTCGGTCGGTCGGTAGGTAGGTAGGTCGGTAGGTATATATTGGCTACTGGGGATCCAGTATACTGGTAGCCCATGCAAGTTCAACAAATTGATGCTAATCCACCCAGGCATTTTTGTAACTTTGGTTCTGCAAGTTTGCAGCAAGCTGATATTAAGCCCAATATTTGTCTTTTTCAACAAATTTGTGGAACCAACAGTTTTGGTTTTCtccatgtttttgttcttgtgaaACAAATCTTGCTCTACCAATTAGTTTTATGAGATTTTATTTCAACTCTAGACATGGTCGCAAAATA
Encoded proteins:
- the zgc:112408 gene encoding stomatin encodes the protein MSINKIKPEMETSTAKEVAEGKNRHQVVQGDNGGCVGFCGWILISFSMLIILVTFPISIFFCFKVVQEYERAVIFRLGRIVKGGAKGPGMFWIIPCLDTFHRVDLRTVSFNIPPQEVLTRDSVTIMVDGVVFYRTFNPTVAITKVGNADMATQMLAQTTLRNMLGTKNLSEILTDREEMADQMEHVLYDASKEWGIKVERVELKDVKLPQSMQRAMAAEAEASREARAKVIAAEGEMNASRALKEAAMVMAEAPSSMQLRYLQTLTEIASERNSTIVFPIPIDLMTAFFKQK